Proteins encoded within one genomic window of Komagataella phaffii GS115 chromosome 3, complete sequence:
- a CDS encoding DNA helicase and DNA-dependent ATPase, which produces MLASLNSQQYEAVTADIHKPLQIIAGPGTGKTKVLTSRVAYLLIEHKIPPSNIIVTTFTKKAANEMVERLQVLFAKENLDPDKYLKGLLIGTFHSICVKLLRRYGTQIGLTPKFKIADERDSNTILSKILTTLSDDVVRLKFHPSSVSVDIYQKDPKETDKLHGYDLKKAKSQISKLKSLTTTPQTYSTTSARSFDLAVIYSLYQESLRKHNLIDFDDCLLYTYLLLSETRKKGRVLLKELKHVLVDEFQDTNKIQMELLYLLGQCTDDQNFEDNVTVVGDSDQSIYMFRNAVASNFENMIIHYQNCQEITLKENYRSTSNILNFSEQIMTQQKDRKQKSLRSQISHLNIPIVYVRTQNTFKEADHIASEVAKLGLMSGLLTSYNDIAILLRSSFQSRVIEQSLVTNRIPYEVVHGRAFWELKEIRVAMDYLRAIVNNSDNLAILRTLNFPPRGVGNKTLQRLEELIDKSDCPVIETLEMAIHDKKNGFLNVKSESGVRQYIDILKECGRLLDSTSLDCEASLEACFDQIVQLANLKEIKKTPETSKGTHDSENALKAVEENLNEFKRQLIEYKPIIDQIITAEAGDTPLTTRDVLSSFLDSIDLYETSNNENKKDSKKGRVTISTIHGAKGLEWPVVFIPGCTDGVIPSKWTLEDDGPDSSTNLDEDRRCFYVALTRAKSMLYLSSYKERSTPWSGEESNEVSCFLKPTLKMFQNQLVTSISNMSKNSWRDLYEAMGKEYKPVSNILTESNRSRNHIVSTKDFLKNKQFKSPLLTKSTTAPSYVPDRSNNKKRRLGVRRRI; this is translated from the coding sequence ATGCTTGCATCATTAAACTCTCAGCAGTATGAGGCAGTGACTGCAGATATTCATAAGCCATTGCAAATAATTGCTGGACCTGGAACTGGGAAGACCAAAGTTTTGACCTCACGCGTAGCTTATCTTTTGATAGAGCACAAGATCCCTCCTTCGAATATTATTGTCACAACCTTTACAAAGAAGGCAGCCAACGAGATGGTAGAAAGACTGCAGGTTCTATTTGCAAAAGAGAACCTTGATCCCGACAAATATCTAAAAGGTCTCTTGATAGGCacttttcattcaatttgTGTCAAGTTATTGAGAAGATATGGAACCCAAATTGGGTTGACTCCCAAGTTTAAAATAGCCGATGAACGGGATTCTAACACTATTTTAAGCAAAATTTTGACCACCTTGTCAGATGATGTTGTTAGATTAAAATTTCATCCATCTTCTGTTTCAGTTGACATCTATCAAAAGGATCCCAAAGAGACTGATAAATTGCATGGATATGATCTGAAAAAGGCAAAATCGCAGATCTCCAAACTTAAATCGTTGACTACCACGCCGCAGACATATAGTACTACTTCTGCAAGATCATTTGATCTTGCTGTGATTTACTCTTTATACCAGGAGAGTCTACGAAAGCATAATCTTATTGACTTTGATGATTGTCTCTTGTACACTTATTTGCTTCTTTCAGagacaagaaaaaaggGACGCGTTTTACTAAAGGAACTGAAGCACGTCCTGGTAGATGAATTTCAAGACACGAACAAAATTCAAATGGAGCTGCTCTATCTTCTAGGACAGTGCACTGAtgatcaaaattttgaggACAATGTCACGGTTGTGGGAGACTCTGATCAAAGTATCTACATGTTTCGAAACGCAGTGgcttcaaattttgaaaacatgATCATTCACTATCAAAACTGTCAGGAAATAACCTTGAAGGAGAACTATAGATCGACTTCTAATATCCTTAATTTTTCTGAGCAGATCATGACCCAACAGAAAGACAGGAAACAAAAGTCATTAAGATCACAAATTTCACATCTAAATATCCCGATTGTTTATGTGAGGACTCAGAATaccttcaaagaagcagaCCACATAGCTTCAGAAGTAGCTAAGCTTGGATTAATGTCCGGTCTATTAACCAGCTATAACGATATTGCTATCCTTTTACgttcttcttttcagtCTCGTGTCATCGAACAGAGTTTGGTGACCAATCGCATACCTTATGAAGTCGTACATGGAAGAGCATTCTGGGAACTAAAGGAAATTCGTGTAGCAATGGACTATTTGAGAGCAATTGTTAACAATTCAGACAACCTGGCCATTCTCCGGACTTTGAACTTCCCCCCAAGAGGAGTAGGAAACAAAACTCTACAAAGACTAGAAGAATTGATTGACAAGTCCGATTGTCCTGTCATCGAAACCCTTGAAATGGCAATACATGACAAGAAGAATGGATTTTTGAATGTGAAATCCGAAAGTGGAGTGAGACAATATATAGACATTCTAAAGGAATGTGGTAGACTACTAGATTCTACATCTTTAGATTGCGAAGCAAGTTTGGAAGCCTGTTTTGATCAAATTGTCCAACTagcaaacttgaaagagattaAGAAAACGCCTGAGACTTCAAAGGGAACTCATGATTCAGAAAATGCCCTCAAAGCTGTAGAGGAAAACTTGAATGAGTTCAAGCGACAATTAATAGAGTATAAGCCAATCATTGACCAGATCATTACTGCAGAAGCTGGTGATACTCCGCTCACTACTAGGGATGTCCTTTCCAGCTTTTTGGATTCAATCGACTTGTATGAAACATCGAACAACGAGAAcaaaaaagattcaaaaaaggGAAGAGTGACGATATCTACAATTCATGGTGCGAAGGGTTTGGAATGGCCGGTAGTATTTATTCCAGGTTGCACCGACGGTGTTATTCCCTCCAAATGGACTTTAGAAGATGATGGTCCCGATTCGTCTACAAATTTGGACGAAGATAGACGATGTTTTTATGTTGCACTAACAAGAGCAAAATCAATGCTATATTTATCATCATACAAAGAGAGATCAACCCCCTGGAGtggagaagaatcaaatgAAGTATCGTGCTTTTTAAAACCAACCCTTaaaatgtttcaaaatcagcTGGTTACTTCAATCAGCAACATGTCCAAAAACTCTTGGAGGGATCTGTACGAAGCAATGGGTAAAGAGTACAAGCCAGTGTCAAATATTTTAACAGAATCAAACAGATCAAGAAATCACATCGTCTCaaccaaagattttctcaaaaataAGCAATTCAAATCACCTTTGCTAACTAAAAGCACCACAGCGCCATCATATGTACCTGACAGATCAAATaacaaaaagagaagacTAGGAGTCAGAAGGCGAATATAA
- a CDS encoding Mitogen-activated protein (MAP) kinase kinase kinase → METDSANHLDPVEPTYDTTLLPYLHSRKSSRKSFGGDDITNPNADLSTTPSRIPLPSSFMSEEGSKGESRFSFELNGMDSSTPEKSAWTGILESPKPSESFSFFTEHPSIAHFNNSSGNHIESLSNSTSPSNADSDLSKRLSRIKKSATHSRQSSISWNVDLPEEWTLNNITFWLNLYNFNESWLSMIKAHNLVGASFLSLANYPVLKTYTHEVDTVNDSTPSRFIHLLRKTMGRKTSETLSLASANVNDYYASNVSAESFDSIIQSPVEEFHETSNLETKSSSESPKSSVKHFADPAKLTTNIPKPSPLRSSSPSSSSTTLKHSVSQRTTNTRQATENVKRPVSTIEYSTSRSDSPTSTFSYNVFRKHQKSNSSESNFFSKIYSNAPTNEVEVERRSSVKSKKGLLTKFKKIGEEISKSNKSRDKLSESPISPASATSLVGGKDRWKRHQSSVTTELSNKDWKQASRKSVDKTKNNVETNKERLSISKKDKVLSDIYEKHKPTPLKDTHTKTSSSFVLATSNDNNFIPIDVSEVQDLRQFKVVVIKALNIMNIEPISFHLTDFGHIHGAELDDESLEKFRLDGFRNGSLKLHVKGTKFETSSSTASSMTLSFKSIEEGKLEKGSSRYPTTPQYLLDTMNAHSKDMSVDYLNIKDKVRESQELKNELVPQSASTTTVPMSKERSFSFRSTKEEHQNNTFRVIRNKSWEVDFDKKRKSPYERTRQLVAKRDPPPPPSPYSPPKNSLANREKRELPVLNPANQSSATSRTFGLDHNLEFPSKTNDEPTRISPFTPGSSNTLIPKPYKGSSPHERRPVLSNERRGSRRRSSSLLTTSSIVSGNSYQNFNTKSESFHDPSSGDSHGTFEESNTFDELPTFDISNPIESCSEEEEEDFWAKPPSSTTNTQPAAVAIDAKEDQEEKITRMPSMAVRPPAEVVYDNLELFFPNTDLDKPLMDDASPPPSPNSPIPEVSPVNNTRPQIHRKISSVRSASDHLARPNELGRGRVKTIRIVAQEAKKSRARLAENFESNKKADGLLRRRSTKFWGRKVVEMKPGDARNLSKLKDGNGDYKQFSWVRGEMIGKGTYGKVFLALNVTTGEMMAVKQVDLPSSGHNSSVFKEVVDAILSEVDTLSDLDHDNIVQYLGFEQRAQTYTLFLEYVAGGSVGWCLRVFGRFPEEVIRFLTKQVLEGLAYIHSRGILHRDLKGDNLLLETDGTCKITDFGISKRSRNIYSNDAEMSMQGSIFWMAPEVIDNVVNDKKQGYSAKVDVWSLGCVVLEMFAGKRPWSNFEVISAMYNLGRSKSAPPISDEVKAYISSDGIDFINKCFTVDPDERPTAQSLICHPFCKTSSDFKFESTELAKLVKVNDKQANLVFE, encoded by the coding sequence ATGGAGACCGATAGTGCCAATCATTTGGATCCAGTTGAACCTACATACGACACTACTCTCTTGCCGTATTTGCACTCTAGAAAGAGTTCCAGAAAGAGTTTCGGTGGTGATGATATAACCAATCCCAATGCAGATCTATCTACAACTCCATCTAGGATTCCATTACCATCATCTTTTATGTCAGAGGAAGGCTCCAAAGGCGAGTCaagattctcttttgaaTTAAATGGAATGGATTCTTCCACTCCAGAAAAGTCGGCTTGGACCGGTATTCTGGAGTCCCCGAAACCCAGTGAATCCTTTAGTTTTTTCACGGAGCATCCTTCTATTGCACATTTCAACAATTCCTCAGGAAACCATATAGAGTCGTTGTCCAACAGTACATCCCCTTCCAATGCTGATAGTGACTTATCGAAGAGATTAAGTCGCATAAAGAAGAGTGCCACGCATTCTCGTCAATCTTCTATCTCCTGGAACGTGGATCTTCCAGAGGAATGGACTCTAAATAATATCACATTTTGGTTAAACCTGTACAATTTCAACGAGTCGTGGCTCTCAATGATCAAAGCACATAATTTGGTCGGCGCTTCTTTCCTTAGTTTGGCAAATTATCCGGTCCTGAAAACATATACCCATGAAGTTGACACAGTCAACGACTCAACACCTTCAAGATTTATTCATCTTTTAAGGAAAACAATGGGGAGAAAGACTAGTGAAACATTGTCTCTTGCATCTGCCAACGTGAATGATTATTATGCAAGCAACGTTTCGGCAGAGTCGTTTGACTCAATTATTCAATCTCCTGTGGAAGAATTCCATGAAACAAGCAACCTTGAGACAAAGAGTTCCTCCGAATCACCCAAAAGTTCAGTTAAGCATTTTGCAGACCCAGCAAAATTAACGACAAACATACCCAAACCTTCGCCTTTGAGGTCTTCGTCGCCgtcatcttcctcaacCACCCTCAAACATAGTGTTTCCCAAAGAACTACAAATACCCGTCAAGCAACTGAAAATGTTAAGAGACCAGTTTCTACGATAGAGTATTCCACGTCCAGATCGGATTCTCCAACATCCACTTTTTCCTACAACGTGTTTCGGAAGCATCAGAAAAGCAACTCCTCAGAATCTAActttttctccaagataTATTCAAACGCTCCCACAAATGAGGTAGAAGTCGAAAGGAGAAGCAGTGTGAAATCCAAGAAAGGTCTTTTgacaaagttcaaaaagataGGGGAggaaatatcaaaaagtaaTAAGAGCAGGGATAAGCTGTCTGAATCTCCAATCAGCCCTGCATCAGCAACTTCGTTGGTAGGAGGTAAAGACAGATGGAAAAGACACCAAAGTTCTGTAACTACTGAActatcaaacaaagattgGAAACAAGCTTCCAGAAAATCTGTAGACAAAACTAAAAATAATGTGGAAACTAACAAAGAAAGATTAAGCATCTCCAAGAAAGATAAGGTCCTCTCGGATATATACGAGAAGCACAAGCCAACACCTTTGAAAGATACACACACTAAGACTTCTTCTAGCTTCGTGTTGGCTACTAGCAATGATAACAACTTCATACCCATTGATGTGAGTGAAGTTCAGGATTTGAGGCAGTTCAAAGTTGTGGTTATCAAAGCTCTAAATATAATGAACATTGAGCCCATTTCGTTCCATCTTACGGATTTTGGTCATATTCATGGTGCAGAGTTAGACGAtgaaagtttggaaaaattTCGTCTGGATGGCTTTCGAAATGGGTCTTTAAAACTTCACGTTAAAGGAACTAAGTTTGAAACATCATCTAGTACTGCTTCCTCAATGACACTCTCATTCAAAAGTATTGAGGAAGGAAAACTGGAGAAAGGATCTTCCAGATATCCTACTACTCCGCAATATCTACTTGATACAATGAATGCTCACTCAAAAGATATGTCTGTGGATTACTTGAACATTAAAGATAAAGTCAGAGAAAGTCAAGAATTAAAAAATGAACTTGTCCCACAGTCTGCGTCAACAACTACGGTGCCAATGTCTAAAGAAAGATCGTTTTCTTTCAGATCTACTAAAGAAGAGCATCAAAACAACACGTTCAGAGTTATAAGGAACAAGAGTTGGGAGGTCGACTTCGATAAGAAGCGGAAGTCTCCTTACGAGAGAACTAGACAACTGGTTGCTAAACGAGATCCTCCTCCCCCACCCTCCCCATATTCACCCCCAAAGAATTCCTTGGCAAATAGAGAAAAGAGGGAGCTACCTGTTTTAAACCCAGCAAATCAGTCCTCAGCTACAAGTCGTACCTTTGGCTTAGATCACAATCTTGAATTTCCTAGTAAGACAAATGACGAGCCAACCCGAATATCTCCGTTTACGCCGGGCTCTTCCAACACTCTGATTCCCAAACCTTATAAGGGTTCATCCCCTCACGAAAGAAGGCCCGTATTGTCTAACGAGAGAAGGGGGTCCCGGAGAAGATCGTCCAGTTTGTTGACTACTTCAAGTATAGTGAGCGGGAATAGTTACCAGAATTTCAACACAAAATCGGAATCCTTTCATGATCCTTCATCTGGCGATTCGCATGGTAcgtttgaagaaagtaaTACTTTCGATGAACTACCTACATTTGACATCAGTAATCCCATTGAGTCATGttctgaagaggaagaagaggatttTTGGGCAAAACCTCCCAGTTCGACTACAAATACACAACCTGCCGCTGTTGCCATTGATGCTAAGGAAGAccaggaagaaaaaattacGAGGATGCCTAGTATGGCCGTCAGACCCCCGGCAGAAGTTGTTTATGATAATCTTGAATTATTTTTCCCAAATACGGATTTGGATAAACCACTAATGGATGATGCTTCCCCTCCGCCCTCGCCAAATTCTCCCATTCCTGAAGTGTCGCCAGTTAATAATACAAGACCTCAAATACACAGAAAAATCTCCAGCGTCCGAAGTGCAAGCGATCATCTTGCTAGGCCAAATGAACTAGGAAGGGGCAGAGTGAAAACAATTAGGATTGTCGCCCAAGAAGCCAAAAAGTCAAGAGCCAGACTCGCAGAGAATTTCGAAAGCAATAAGAAAGCTGATGGTCTTCTTAGACGAAGAAGTACTAAGTTCTGGGGTAGAAAGGTTGTAGAAATGAAGCCTGGAGATGCCCGAAATCTATCCAAATTGAAGGATGGTAATGGAGATTATAAACAATTTTCCTGGGTAAGAGGTGAAATGATTGGTAAGGGGACATATGGAAAAGTCTTCTTGGCTCTTAACGTGACAACTGGTGAGATGATGGCTGTGAAACAAGTTGATCTACCTTCGAGCGGGCATAACAGCTCCGTCTTCAAGGAAGTTGTCGACGCCATTCTTTCTGAAGTCGATACCCTAAGTGACTTGGATCATGACAACATTGTTCAGTATCTAGGATTTGAACAAAGAGCTCAAACCTATACATTATTCTTAGAATATGTTGCAGGGGGGTCAGTTGGTTGGTGTCTTCGAGTATTTGGCAGGTTTCCAGAGGAAGTAATCAGATTCTTGACTAAGCAGGTATTAGAAGGTCTTGCTTATATTCACAGTCGTGGTATATTGCATAGAGATTTGAAGGGCGATAATTTGTTGCTAGAAACGGATGGGACCTGTAAAATAACAGACTTTGGTATATCCAAGAGAAGTCGCAATATCTACTCGAATGATGCTGAAATGTCAATGCAAGGGTCTATATTTTGGATGGCTCCTGAAGTAATTGATAATGTGGTCAACGACAAAAAGCAGGGTTATAGTGCCAAAGTTGATGTTTGGTCGCTAGGGTGTGTCGTGTTAGAGATGTTTGCTGGCAAACGTCCTTGGTCTAACTTCGAAGTTATAAGCGCAATGTACAACTTAGGAAGGTCAAAATCTGCTCCGCCAATTTCGGATGAAGTTAAGGCATATATTTCTTCAGATGgaattgatttcatcaataaaTGTTTTACAGTCGATCCTGATGAGAGGCCAACTGCCCAGTCATTGATCTGTCACCCATTCTGTAAAACTAGTTCCGATTTTAAATTTGAATCAACGGAATTAGCAAAGTTGGTCAAAGTCAACGACAAGCAGGCTAATCTGGTGTTTGAATAA
- a CDS encoding non-ATPase regulatory subunit of the 26S proteasome lid — protein sequence MSSTTEETIPTNEDIELRFQLIQKSVSHFDPRFTLKVFRELGPLRRRLDVNSLLQVVEKNYPQDENRQYLKDILVKLGAHSSQEGDHMEVDSGSVNTVLPEIDIFIHVLILIYLHDHKEIKLANKFVPFTISALKSYNRRTLDYISSRAWFYIARIKELAGELTSIRPDLLLALRTSTLRHDIGTRASTITLLLRNYILSNDINQASNLVEKTEFPEDASNALVARYYYYLARIHAVQLAYSTAHNYAVTSIRKAPQSELATGFLQTATKLNILVELLMGEIPSLDTFRDPKLEKSLLPYLAVTRAVRLGDLNLFNKALAEYGDTFKDEKNYNLVLKLRQNVIKTGIRIISLAYTRISLKDICIKLHLDSELSAEYIVAKSIRDGVIEATIDHEKGYMQSKEVLDVYSTREPQSVFDERIKFCMQLHNESVKAMRYPLSANRIDNKNAPDNKDSEEELLAYSLSVFDDEL from the coding sequence ATGTCTTCAACGACGGAAGAGACCATTCCTACGAACGAAGACATTGAACTTAGGTTTCAATTAATTCAAAAGTCGGTATCACACTTTGATCCCCGTTTTACTTTAAAGGTTTTCCGAGAATTGGGTCCTTTGAGAAGACGACTAGATGTCAATTCCCTGCTACAAGTCGTAGAGAAAAACTATCCGCAAGATGAAAACAGACAGTACCTAAAGGATATTCTAGTGAAACTGGGTGCACATTCCTCACAAGAAGGTGACCACATGGAAGTAGACTCAGGGTCTGTCAATACAGTTCTGCCTGAAATTGACATATTCATTCATGTACTAATATTGATTTACTTACATGACCACAAAGAGATCAAACTTGCAAACAAGTTTGTTCCCTTCACAATTAGTGCTTTAAAATCCTATAATCGTCGAACATTAGATTATATTTCATCGAGGGCATGGTTCTACATCGCTAGAATAAAAGAGTTAGCTGGAGAGTTGACCTCAATTCGTCCAGATCTTTTGTTAGCGCTTCGTACATCAACTCTGCGTCATGATATAGGGACGAGAGCTTCAACAATTACCTtgcttttgagaaattACATTTTATCCAATGACATCAACCAAGCTTCAAATTTGGTAGAAAAGACAGAGTTCCCTGAAGATGCTTCCAATGCTTTAGTAGCCCGTTATTACTATTACTTGGCAAGAATCCACGCGGTTCAACTTGCTTATTCGACAGCTCACAACTACGCGGTTACCTCAATTAGAAAAGCTCCCCAGTCCGAGCTTGCCACTGGATTTTTGCAAACTGCCACCAAGTTGAACATTTTGGTAGAGTTACTGATGGGAGAGATTCCATCGTTAGATACTTTCAGAGATCCGAAACTGGAGAAATCATTGTTGCCATATTTGGCCGTCACTCGTGCTGTGAGATTGGGtgatttgaacttgtttaATAAGGCATTGGCTGAATACGGAGACACgttcaaagatgaaaagaattacaatttggttttgaaattacGTCAAAACGTTATCAAGACTGGAATAAGAATCATTTCATTAGCTTATACTAGAATCTCCCTAAAGGACATCTGTATTAAGTTGCATTTGGATAGTGAACTAAGTGCCGAGTATATTGTTGCTAAGTCTATTAGAGATGGCGTCATAGAAGCCACCATTGATCACGAAAAAGGATACATGCAAAGTAAGGAGGTGCTGGATGTGTATTCTACTAGAGAACCACAGAGTGTATTTGACGAACGTATTAAGTTCTGTATGCAACTACACAATGAGAGTGTCAAAGCTATGCGTTATCCATTGAGTGCAAACAGAATTGATAACAAAAACGCCCCGGATAACAAAGATTCTGAAGAGGAGCTATTAGCTTACTCGTTGAGtgtctttgatgatgaactGTAG
- a CDS encoding 3-hydroxyacyl-CoA dehydratase codes for MPVSGRNPNSSFLPVQATHHFIMTTPAWLVSYNALSSIAWFSVLVLATSYPEAQPQFFQDTQAYVRLVQTFAIVEVYNSLVGNVRSPVFTTAVQVASRLLVVWGVFYVLPNSPANTHWAYITLCLSWSITEIIRYGYYALNIVTEGNPPKFLTWLRYNTFLVLYPTGVGSEVTILFKSLDEAERVVGAWYKYLFIAILATYIPGFYMLFSYMLKQRGKTLKKLSPKKEK; via the coding sequence ATGCCAGTGTCAGGTCGAAACCCCAACAGTTCTTTTCTGCCAGTCCAGGCCACACATCATTTCATCATGACTACTCCTGCCTGGTTGGTCTCATACAATGCATTGTCCTCCATAGCATGGTTTTCTGTACTCGTGCTAGCCACGTCGTATCCAGAAGCCCAACCTCAATTTTTCCAGGACACTCAAGCCTATGTCCGATTGGTTCAAACATTTGCTATTGTTGAAGTCTATAACTCACTTGTCGGAAACGTCCGCTCCCCAGTTTTCACTACAGCAGTCCAGGTTGCATCTAGATTACTTGTCGTTTGGGGTGTTTTTTATGTCCTCCCCAATTCCCCGGCCAACACCCACTGGGCATACATCACTCTTTGTCTCTCATGGTCTATTACTGAGATCATTCGATATGGATACTATGCACTGAACATTGTCACCGAGGGGAACCCGCCCAAGTTTTTAACTTGGCTACGTTACAACACATTTCTTGTTTTGTATCCTACTGGTGTTGGAAGTGAGGTAACTatacttttcaaatctctCGATGAAGCTGAACGTGTAGTTGGAGCTTGGTACAAGTATTTGTTCATTGCTATTCTGGCTACGTACATCCCTGGGTTCTACATGCTTTTCTCCTATATGTTGAAACAAAGAGGcaagactttgaagaagttgagtcctaaaaaagaaaaatag
- a CDS encoding mitochondrial 54S ribosomal protein YmL49 — MNLIPRALNSAKICFQRIPTRSFTTQFALLQNQQKQTISSKLPDLQPLKFEKDLYATIRIHNRPYLITEGDKIILPFRLKNAEVGDVLNFDDVTTIGSRNFTYSDTPIDSSLYSIKATVIEKTKKPMYTKEITKRRQRHVRHVNVKHDLTVLRVSELKLS, encoded by the coding sequence ATGAATCTCATTCCAAGAGCCCTTAACTCGGCCAAGATATGCTTTCAACGAATTCCTACTCGTTCATTTACCACACAATTTGCTTTATTGCAAAATCAGCAAAAGCAAACGATTAGTTCCAAACTACCAGACTTACAGCCTTTGAAGTTCGAAAAAGACTTGTATGCCACAATTAGGATTCACAACAGACCATACCTGATAACCGAGGGAGATAAGATAATTCTACCTTTTCGGTTGAAGAACGCTGAAGTTGGAGATGTTTTGAACTTTGATGATGTCACCACTATTGGCTCCAGAAACTTCACCTACTCTGACACCCCCATAGACTCTTCACTGTACTCCATCAAAGCTAcagtcattgaaaaaacaaagaaaccaaTGTACACCAAAGAGATTACAAAAAGAAGACAGCGTCATGTGCGCCACGTTAATGTTAAGCATGACCTTACTGTCCTCCGGGTTTCTGAATTAAAATTGAGCTGA